One Terriglobales bacterium genomic region harbors:
- a CDS encoding iron-sulfur cluster assembly accessory protein, whose amino-acid sequence MATTVQPNIETTSKASPVALTPTAVAKVKEIMVQQDPMPAGLRIGVVGGGCSGFSYSMNFENAAGMMDKVFSFDELKVFVDATSLMYLQGCVVDYVETLEAAGFKFENPNVKSTCGCGSSFSV is encoded by the coding sequence ATGGCGACCACGGTACAACCCAATATCGAGACTACTTCCAAAGCTTCCCCAGTGGCGCTCACGCCCACAGCTGTGGCCAAAGTAAAAGAAATCATGGTGCAGCAGGACCCAATGCCGGCGGGTCTTCGGATCGGCGTAGTGGGCGGCGGCTGCTCTGGCTTTAGCTATTCCATGAATTTCGAAAACGCGGCTGGCATGATGGACAAGGTCTTCAGCTTCGACGAGCTGAAGGTATTCGTTGATGCGACCTCGCTCATGTACCTTCAGGGATGCGTCGTGGATTATGTTGAGACTCTTGAGGCCGCGGGCTTCAAGTTTGAGAATCCCAACGTGAAGAGCACGTGCGGATGCGGCTCGTCCTTTAGCGTGTAA